In one window of Macrotis lagotis isolate mMagLag1 chromosome 5, bilby.v1.9.chrom.fasta, whole genome shotgun sequence DNA:
- the LOC141523757 gene encoding uncharacterized protein LOC141523757, with the protein MYLRDCHIILNTLCWCCHRKVWLHSENCFHDRKEQSQD; encoded by the coding sequence ATGTATTTGAGAGACTGTCACATCATCTTGAATACCTTGTGCTGGTGCTGTCACCGAAAAGTCTGGCTACATTCTGAGAACTGCTTCCATGACAGGAAGGAGCAGTCTCAGGACTGA